In one window of Cryptococcus depauperatus CBS 7841 chromosome 3, complete sequence DNA:
- a CDS encoding V-type proton ATPase subunit B, producing MPQQRSGNTTIVPYLPLMGKSSCGEDWLTSKAAGRARKCFDGTIRGGQVLEVSGKKAIVQVFEGTPGIDTKATRISFSNSSMKLAVSEDMLGRVFNGSGNPIDKGPKVWAEDYLDINGSPINPYSRIYPEEMIQTGISTIDTMNSIARGQKIPIFSAAGLPHNEIAAQICRQAGLVKRPGATKGVHDGHEDNFSIVFAAMGVNMETARFFKQDFEESGAISNSTLFVNLASDPTIERIITPRLALTTAEYFAYQLEKHVLVVMTDMSSYADALREVSAAREEVPGRRGYPGYLYTDLSTIYERAGRVEGRNGSITQIPILTMPNDDITHPIPDLTGYITEGQIFVDRQLYNRQIYPPINVLPSLSRLMKSAIGEKLTRKDHGDVSNQLYAKYAMGKDAASMKAVVGEEALSADDKLALEFLERFEKEFVGQGPYESRTIFESLDIAWELLRIFPKESLNRISPKILAEFYSRKASHITRNASNEMSPLRFII from the exons ATGCCGCAGCAGCGATCAGGCAATACG ACTATCGTACCGTATCTGCCGTTAATGGGTAAGTCATCATGTGGTGAAGATTGGCTGACATCAAAGGCCGCTGGTCGTGCTCGAAAATGTTTCG ACGGTACCATTCGTGGAGGTCAAGTTCTTGAAGTGAGCGGGAAGAAGGCTATCGTGCAAGTCTTTGAAGGAACCCCAGGCATAGACACTAAGGCTACTCGGatatctttttctaattCCTCGATGAAGTTGGCCGTCTCGGAGGATATGCTTGGGCGAGTTTTCAATGGTAGTGGTAATCCCATTGACAAGGGACCTAAAGTCTGGGCAGAAGATTATCTCGATATCAATGGATCTCCTATCAACCCTTACTCTCGTATCTACCCTGAGGAAATGATTCAAACGGGTATCTCGACCATTGATACCATG AACTCTATTGCACGTGGTCAAAAAATACCTATTTTTTCCGCTGCTGGTCTTCCACATAACGAG ATCGCTGCCCAAATCTGTCGTCAAGCCGGTCTCGTTAAACGTCCTGGTGCCACCAAAGGCGTTCATGATGGACACGAAGACAATTTCTCTATCGTCTTTGCTGCTATGGGCGTCAATATGGAGACCGCACGGTTCTTTAagcaagattttgaagagtcCGGTGCCATTTCCAATTCGACTTTGTTTGTTAATCTCGCCTCTGACCCTACCATTGAGCGTATCATCACGCCTCGTTTGGCCCTGACTACTGCCGAGTACTTTGCGTATCAACTCGAAAAGCATGTCTTGGTCGTTATGACTGACATGTCGAGCTATGCCGATGCTTTGCGAGAAGTTTCTGCTGCACGAGAAGAAGTACCTGGTCGACGAGGTTACCCCGGTTATCTCTATACCGATTTGTCTACTATTTATGAGCGCGCAGGTCGTGTAGAGGGTAGGAATGGTTCAATTACTCAGATTCCCATCTTGACTATGCCTAATGATG ATATCACTCATCCTATTCCTGATTTAACTGGCTACATCACAGAAGGTCAGATTTTTGTAGACCGTCAACTTTATAACCGTCAGATATATCCTCCTATCAATGTCCTGCCCTCTTTGTCTCgtttgatgaagagtgCCATAGGCGAGAAATTGACTCGCAAGGACCACGGAGACGTCTCGAACCAACTTTACGCCAAGTATGCAATGGGTAAAGATGCCGCATCAATGAAGGCTGTCGTTGGTGAAGAAGCTTTGTCAGCCGATGACAAACTTGCTCTTGAATTTTTAGAAAGgtttgaaaaagagtttgtCGGTCAAGGACCGTACGAATCTCGAACCATCTTTGAGAGTCTTGA
- a CDS encoding polyadenylate-binding protein, cytoplasmic and nuclear encodes MSDETATSPVPAVEKPTAPAPALAASTASAEGATSPAPVGGNSPSASLYVGELDPAVTEAMLFEIFNMIGPVASIRVCRDAVTRRSLGYAYVNYLNAADGERALEHLNYSLIKGRPCRIMWSQRDPALRKTGQGNIFIKNLDQSIDNKALHDTFAAFGDILSCKVGTDETGKSRGFAFVHYSTGEAADAAIKAVNGMLLNDKKVFVGHHVGKKDRLSKIEELRAQFTNVYIKNVDLEVTDAEFEELVKPFGPTISVALSRDDSGVSKGFGFVNFEDHTSARECVDELNDKEVKGKKLYAGRAQTKAEREAELKKSHEEKRLENEAKSAGVNLYVKNLDDEWDDDRLRAEFESFGTITSSKVMKDDNGVSRGFGFVCYSSPDEATKAVSEMNGKMIGTKPLYVALAQRKDVRRQALESQLAQRSQQRMQYGGGFAGVQGYMSQPMYGYPPMPGYGQPMPGMPPVRGPMMGYPGGPQNMMQSRPRYNPNGQPIPGIPPYGMPPQGAYPGGPGYHVRPGSGGRAPPSGSNGNGSRAGGPSPVAAPQGLPAGSMPRGGQMPVRPHEQPAVVAPQPGRLDAQTLARAPPADQKQMLGEALYPLIFETQPELAGKITGMLLEMDNAELLHLVESAHALQEKVDEALRVLAEWGKSDKAEGEKEAVAPKEVEA; translated from the exons ATGTCTGACGAGACTGCTACTTCTCCTGTCCCGGCCGTTGAGAAGCCTACCGCTCCTGCTCCTGCTCTTGCAGCTTCAACTGCTTCTGCTGAAGGCGCTACTTCCCCAGCTCCTGTTGGAGGCAACTCTCCTTCGGCTTCCCTTTATGTTGGTGAACTTGACCCAGCCGTTACTGAGGCCATGCTTTTTGAGATCTTCAACATGATTGGACCTGTCGCATC TATTCGTGTTTGTCGTGACGCAGTCACTCGACGATCTCTCGGATACGCCTATGTCAACTATCTCAACGCTGCCGATGGTGAGCGTGCTTTGGAGCACCTCAATTACTCTCTCATCAAAGGTCGACCTTGTCGAATTATGTGGTCTCAGCGAGACCCTGCCTTGAGGAAGACTGGCCAAGGAAACATCTTTATCAAGAATCTTGACCAGAGCATTGACAACAAAGCTCTTCATGACACTTTTGCGGCTTTTGGTGATATTCTCTCCTGCAAGGTTGGTACGGATGAGACCGGCAAAAGCCGCGGTTTTGC CTTTGTTCACTATTCCACTGGTGAGGCTGCCGATGCTGCCATCAAAGCCGTCAATGGTATGCTTCTTAATGATAAAAAAGTTTTTGTCGGCCACCACGTCGGAAAAAAAGACCGTctttccaagattgaagagcttCGCGCTCAGTTTACCAACGTCTACATCAAGAACGTTGATCTTGAGGTTACTGATGCCGAGTTTGAGGAATTGGTCAAACCTTTCGGTCCCACCATATCTGTTGCTCTTTCCAGGGATGACAGTGGTGTCTCCAAGGGTTTCGGGTTTGTCAACTTCGAAGACCACACATCTGCCAGGGAATGTGTTGATGAGCTCAATGACAAGGAGGTCAAGGGCAAAAAACTTTATGCTGGGAGGGCTCAAACTAAGGCTGAGCGAGAAGCTGAGCTCAAGAAAAGCCACGAGGAGAAGAGACTTGAAAATGAAGCCAAGAGTGCTGGTGTCAATCTTTATGTTAAGAATCTTGACG ACGAGTGGGATGACGATCGTCTTCGCGCTGAATTTGAGTCTTTTGGTACTATCACTTCCTCCAAGGTCATGAAGGACGACAATGGCGTTTCTCGGGGCTTTGGCTTTGTCTGCTACTCCTCTCCCGACGAGGCTACCAAGGCTGTCTCTGAGatgaatggaaagatgattgGTACTAAACCTCTCTACGTCGCTCTCGCCCAGCGCAAGGATGTTCGTCGACAGGCTTTAGAGTCTCAGCTTGCTCAACGAAGTCAACAAAGGATGCAGTATGGCGGTGGTTTCGCTGGCGTTCAAGGCTACATGAGTCAGCCCATGTATGGTTACCCTCCCATGCCCGGATATGGGCAACCTATGCCTGGTATGCCCCCCGTCCGTGGTCCCATGATGGGCTACCCCGGCGGTCCCCAGAACATGATGCAGTCCCGACCTCGATACAATCCCAATGGTCAGCCCATTCCTGGTATTCCGCCTTACGGCATGCCTCCTCAAGGCGCTTACCCTGGTGGTCCTGGCTACCATGTCCGACCTGGTTCTGGTGGTCGGGCTCCTCCTTCGGGCTCTAATGGCAACGGTTCCCGAGCTGGCGGCCCTAGCCCAGTTGCTGCCCCTCAAGGACTTCCCGCCGGTTCAATGCCCCGTGGTGGTCAGATGCCTGTCCGACCTCATGAGCAGCCCGCTGTTGTTGCTCCCCAACCTGGCCGACTTGATGCTCAGACCTTGGCTAGGGCCCCCCCTGCTGACCAGAAGCAAATGCTGGGCGAGGCCCTCTACCCTCTGATTTTCGAGACTCAGCCAGAACTTGCTGGTAAAATCACCGGTATGCTCCTTGAGATGGACAATGCCGagcttctccatcttgtcGAGTCTGCTCATGCGctacaagaaaaagttgacgAAGCTCTCCGAGTGCTTGCGGAATGGGGCAAAAGCGACAAAGCTGAGGGCGAGAAGGAGGCTGTTGCACCCAAAGAGGTGGAAGCCTAG
- a CDS encoding thiamine pyrophosphokinase, with the protein MTVSVWTCRELLRGEATEKYALIIVNQPIREHVLHNTWRAAAIRICADGGANRLYDVDDQHKYLPDMIKGDLDSIRADVQEYYASRAVPIKRDDDQESTDLMKCIEEVPPDYAIVLLGGLGGRVDQTVHTMSVLLKATRKIYVLDQESFAWVLKEGKHEIEIDNSTMGQTCGLLPVGIESAHVKTRGLKWDVDWETSLTGNLSTSNHLLPDNPTVFIETDKPILWTVEIRPLLN; encoded by the exons ATGACAGTTAGTGTTTGGACATGTAGAGAGCTACTCAGAGGAGAAGCAACGGAAAAGTATGctctcatcatcgtcaacCAACCCATACGGGAACATGTCCTTCACAACACTTGGAGAGCTGCTGCCATCAGGATATGTGCAGATGGTGGGGCAAACAGACTGTATGATGTAGATGATCAACATAA ATACTTGCCAGACATGATCAAAGGTGACCTTGACTCTATACGAGCAGACGTACAAGAATATTATGCCTCTCGGGCAGTCCCAATCAAGCGAGATGACGATCAAGAATCTACAGACCTTATGAAATGCATAGAAGAAGTCCCTCCAGATTATGCTATTGTCCTGCTCGGCGGCTTGGGTGGACGGGTCGATCAAACGGTACACACCATGTCGGTCTTGCTCAAAGCAACTCGGAAGATTTACGTCTTGGATCAAGAGTCTTTTGCCTGGGTTCTGAAAGAG GGGAAACAcgagattgagattgataaTAGCACTATGGGACAAACGTGTGGCTTGTTGCCAGTCGGCATCGAAAGTGCTCATGTAAAGACAAGAGGTCTCAAATGGGATGTTG ACTGGGAGACCTCGCTCACAGGCAACTTGTCCACTTCAAACCATCTTTTACCTGATAATCCCACCGTGTTCATCGAGACGGACAAACCTATTCTTTGGACTGTCGAAATTCGCCCACTGCTGAATTAA